In the bacterium genome, TTCGCCGCCGGCGCCGCGGCCTTCGCCCTCGCGCTGGCGAGTTGGCACGGGTCGTCTTTCCTCTATTTCTTCGCGACGCTGCCGCTGGCCGCGGCGGCGCTGGCGTCGGACGAAACTAAGAACGTAGGCCGGGGCGCGGGCGCGCTGGTCGTCGCCGCGGCCGTCGCGTACCTGCACCCGGCGCTGCGCGAGAAGGTCTTTTTGGCGTCGCCGTCCTTCGCGCTCGCCGTCGCCGTTGCGGCGGCCGCGCTGGTCGGGTGGCGGTGGCGGTTGAAATGGTGGCAGCGCGTCGCCGCGCTCGTCATATTCTTCGCCGCCGCCTACGGCCTGGGGAGACCCTTCGCCGCCGCGGGCGAGTATTCCCACATCTACACGATGATATTGTACAAGATCCGGTACCTGGGGGTGAAACCGGCGGACCCGACGGCGCTGCCGCTCGCCGCGCGCGAGATATGGACCGGCCCGGCGAACTCGCCGTCGCTCACGGCCGCGGCCGTGCTGCTGGGGCCGCCGCTCGCCGTCGCCGCCGCCCCGCTCGTCCGCCATTTCAAGAGATTCGCGCGGGGGTTCGCGACGCCGTCCGGCTATCTCGGCGCCGCGACGCTGGCCTTCTTCGTCGTCTTCGGCCTGCTCTATGCCGGCTATACTCGCTTCAGCGTCGTCTTCATATTCTTCGTAGCCGTCCTCGCCGGCGGGTACGGCGGGTTGGTGAGGAGCCGTCGCGCGCTGGCCTGGCTCTTGATACCGGCCGTGGTCGTCCCGCTCGAGGCGGTGAAGGCGTTCCGGTACGAGTATCGACCCTGGCCGTGGACGTCACTCCTCAAGGCCGCGGCCGAATCGGAGGGCGGCTACGCCACCGTCGTCGGCGACGAGGAGTGGCGCCTTATCCGCTGGTTCGGCAACTTGCCCGACCGCGACGAGACGGCGGTACTCGCGCCTATCGCCGCGTCGGCGACGCTGTTGATGTACGCCGCCACGCCCGTCGTACTCCACCCCATCTACGAGGCGCCGGGGATGCGGGCCAAGGTCGACGAGTGCTGGCGGGCTATCTTCGAGGGCGAGGAAGAATTCTACCGCGTGTGCGAAAAGTACGACGTGACGTACGTGGCCTACCACGCGGCCTTCGTCATGAACCGCGGCCCCGACTCCATCCGCTACGCCCGCGCCGCAACCGAGGTC is a window encoding:
- a CDS encoding glycosyltransferase family 39 protein, with amino-acid sequence MRRLRALSEFVSRRPALAAAAALVALYVVVVSVKLYHWPVGAYFTSDPAFRFRYVYMFATGEDVPALDRAAQWPEGVDTARSFFLTQDAFIGLSYRLLGPLVRGVPPLIFLRWHVCLWSSLSLFVVYLWARRAFGSRRGALLAALVYALALPIYLRTCGNYLREDFVLPVFFFALYSQVRVVQGGGWRWFAAGAAAFALALASWHGSSFLYFFATLPLAAAALASDETKNVGRGAGALVVAAAVAYLHPALREKVFLASPSFALAVAVAAAALVGWRWRLKWWQRVAALVIFFAAAYGLGRPFAAAGEYSHIYTMILYKIRYLGVKPADPTALPLAAREIWTGPANSPSLTAAAVLLGPPLAVAAAPLVRHFKRFARGFATPSGYLGAATLAFFVVFGLLYAGYTRFSVVFIFFVAVLAGGYGGLVRSRRALAWLLIPAVVVPLEAVKAFRYEYRPWPWTSLLKAAAESEGGYATVVGDEEWRLIRWFGNLPDRDETAVLAPIAASATLLMYAATPVVLHPIYEAPGMRAKVDECWRAIFEGEEEFYRVCEKYDVTYVAYHAAFVMNRGPDSIRYARAATEVPVGSCAYRMQFEPARLEHFTPVFETVSWRVFLVGVPGREAPGLGPPSPLFTGPAAAGGFYDESFTDRAYAVIDDALQHYNDGVELYDRKDFEPARAEFVRALELCPRLAGVWDGLAWLEIQDGNGRAAAYAARQALALDPYDDAALEALATLRGER